The Panicum virgatum strain AP13 chromosome 3N, P.virgatum_v5, whole genome shotgun sequence genome includes the window GACTTGTTAGCTAAAGAGATTAGCTGTGGAGGTCTAAACAAACCAGCATTGCACCTGTCCGCCTTCCTGTGGAATTCCTAGCTTTAGAAAAAGGCTATGCGCCGCGTTGTAGCGCGAGAGTGAAGGGACACTGGACCGCCTCTCGATCGCCTCCCCTAGCGGTGGGGGGAGTGTGGCGGCCTGATTCTCTGTCGGCCGCTAATGCCAAGTACCAGACTGAAGATAACTTTGTTAATCTCACTATGATTACAAGTCTAACTACTATTTGGTAGGAGTACTGCTGAAGACTTTTGTGTAGTTGAAGTTTACTTGTTGCAAATATGTGCTTTGCGATCAATGAACGTAGTGCATAAACTGTTGCCTGACATTATTCTGGTCAGAAGTCTATTAGCTTCCAGCAAGTGTACGCATTTTGGTCTTCGTTTTAGAGTCTTTTTAAGATACTGCAAAAATGTTTTGCTCGTCTTTCAGATGATGCTAATAATTACATATAATAGTCCAGTAAACATAATGGTCAACAAGGCATCTCAGATTAGAGGGACCAATTACTTTCCCAAGTGGACTACTGAGAGAAGAAGAAAGCAGGAATCATGCGAGGTGTTTCACTCACATTTCATCCCATTAGTTATCGAAGAAACCTCAAGAACAAAAACGATGGCCCAGCCTTTTCACAGGGTATGAGTCATAGGGAGAGGAACACATGGCAGCGACAAAAGTGCTGTCCCGGATGCTAATTTTGACCCTGAATAGAAAATCAGACTGCCCACTAAACCCCTCGCCAATTACAATTGCTGATTCTTGATGGAGGGTATGGTTAGAGATTATCGCAATCTTTGCGCACTCGAGGGATCTCCATGGCGAGATTTTTCGCTTGATTGGCCCGGTTAAACTTTAAATGTTCGAGCAAAATTTGTGTTTGCGAACAATTAAGGTCAGAGAAAGTTCTCGCAGGAATTCCACGAAAAAGCGGAGAACCACGTGAAAAAGATGGAATATTCACGGATCTGCAAATTTAGTAATTTCCCCATGACAACATTCATAAAAGGGGTGCCAGTGCCACTGACACCGAGCCACTGAGCAAATGGTAAATGATTCGGACTTTTTCAAGATACTCATTTTCAGCACGTTAAAAATCTATTCAGGCCAGGGCGCGGCACCTGGGCTTTCCAAATATTCAGCACTCCACGGAAAGAGGTCAGAGAATTTGGTGTGGTCAAACTGCTTTCACGTGAGCAGTACATGGTACTCGATACGATCAATGCAGTGATCGCCTTGTGTGGAGGTCGTCGTCACGTACGACGGCCAAGGCGAAACAGAAAACATATATGCGCGCGTGCTTTGTGGCGGCCAAGTCCAAGCATCCAAGGGAGGGATTGTGCCATCTGATGTAAGCGTGTAGCCATGCACACAGTACGTATGCCTGAATCTGAATTACGAAAGTACACGGCGTCACAGTCGTTTGTGCAATAGTAATCTTCCCTTTTTCGCCACTGTTTCTTCTGTGCAAAAAGTAGAGCCAGATACAGCATCCTCtctcctgttttttttttttgccactgTTTTTTCGGGCGACCAGCACTTGGCAACTTGTCAGCGAAGAGATACCGGCTACGGCGAGCTGGACGGACTTGGACAATTGGCAGAGATACCGGCTACGGCGAGCTGGACTTGGACAATTGAAAGAGAAACGGTTGCCGATCCCAGCCCACGGATGATGAGGTGAGGCGGCgcgaagaccgagcccgactcGTGACCACGGCGCGTCGGCGCGTGCCCGTGATCAGTCGGGCGTTCCTGGTCCGTTTTCGGGTTCGGTCAGCGCGGCAGCCGAGCGGGCTTGTCCGCGCAGTCCAGTTCATGCTGCGTGGCCCTGTGGGCGAAGTGGGCTCATGCGCGGCAACGGACGCAAGTCGGCCTGTTGGACGGACCTGGCAACAGCAGCACGGGAAACTCGCAAGTCGCAAACTCGCAAACCGGCGGCAGTCGGCCGGACCTTCCGAGGAGGTCCGAGTAGGGATGAAAGTGGGATGGAAAATTCCCATATCGATCGATAGTATTTTTCATACTATGATGTTGTTTCTGTCCGTTCATTAActttataaataaaaaaaattccagtCCGTTCGTTTTCATTTTCCATATTATCCGTTTCCGATCGTTTCCATCCTTAGAGGCACCGCCGATCTCGCCTTTTTACCTCTCCACTGCTTGCGGATTGCCAGATGCACATTACATCTGCTCGACGAAACGCCACATAGGCACATAGTACTAGGCACGCTGCCAGGCTCGCTCCCTGCACGGCCCAAGCTGATCGCGATACCCCAAACTGCCTTCGTGCCCGAGCGTTTCAGTTGAATCAGGTTCCCTCGTCTAGTTGTCTAGCGGTTCAAGGACAAATAGCAGTATAGCACCAGCACAAAAAATTTATTAGCTCCGTTGTAACCTTTCTCAACCATCCGTTGTAGTCTAGCTGGTTAGGATACTCGGCTCTCACCCGAGAGACCCGGGTTCgagtcccggcaacggaatcttTTTTGGCTCCGCCTCCCCCCTGCGCCTGCCCAACCTGCCTCTAATGACGTACAGCCTCCCCCCTGCGTCTGCCCAACCTGCCTCTAATGACGTACAGTACGCGGACGTGTTTTTTTGCTCTACAAAAGGTAACCGAAGaactaaccatcttctctgagACTCTGAACATCTGTTGGCTTTGACCACACAGCCCAAATTCATACCTAGTAttctctccgttccaaattataaatcattccgaaagtcaaagttttttaagtttgactaaatttatataacaaaataatAACAATTATGATACCAATTATGTATCATTAGATTCCTTGTTAGCGATAGTTTCATAATAtacttatttgatgtcataaatttttgtgtttttctctataattttggtcaaactttaagATGGTTTGACTTTtcaagatttttggaatgacttataatttgaaacggagggaataCCGCACAGCACAGccagtttttcttcttttcgCCACTGCCCAAATTCATAACCTCACAGAGTCACAGATCGACCTGCTGGTGCTGAGAAAGGATAGCCTCGTCTTCTAGTTGCTGCTCGTTCTTGCCGCCTTTTCAGAACCAGTTTTTCCAGAGATTCAGAGCTTCCTCTTTCCTGCGTACCAGGTTCATCCCGGGGCCACCTGTCATCCTCGCGGTCCTCCTCCCCTCTCGTCTCCCCTATTTATTGCTCACTCGCCATGCACAGCAAGTCAGCAATCTACCCGCGCTCAGCTGGGGTCCTCACAATTCGAAACATCCTAATGAGGTAAACCCGGCAAATTAAGCTCATCTTTTCTTGGTTcgtcttttctttcttctctcctttCCATTCATTCATGCACATTGCTCCAGCAAAcctccatttttttttgtttgcgtGATCTGTGCAACAAGCTTAATCGTCTTCAAATCAaacccaacacacacacacaaaagaaTAATCACATCGATCCCCGATCCTAACATGGCATCCTTCGTTGCGTTGATCCCGACCCGGTTCGATCCCCAGGGACTCCAACTGACGCGGGGGCCGACAAATCAAGCCAGCTGCAGGACCATCGTTCATCGAGGCAGGGGAGGATCGATCGCCCGGTCGGTGCCATGGCTCTGAGCCAGAGCGCGCAGCTCGGCCTCGCCACCGCGCTGTTCGGCGTGCTCTCCTTCGtcctcgccgtcctcgccgagctCAACAAGGTAACCGCTGCGTTTCTGCACAAACGCCGGCCGGCCTTGCCGCCGGGATTAACGGGAGGGTGCTTGCTCGGTGACCAGCCGCCGTACGGGACGCCGATCCAGCAGGGCGGGGGCGTGGTGGTCTGCCGGTTCCCGCGCGACCCGACGGTGGCGCTGGGGACGCtgtccgcgctcgccgcggcgtgCAGCGCGGCGCTGGGCGCGCTCGCCGTCTTCTTCCCCTACGGCGGCAGGCACGTCCCGCGGAAGGTGCTCCTCGCCCACACCCCGCTCTACGTCTTCCTCCACGTCGCCGTGTAAGGAATCTCGATTGCCCACGCTGCTGAATCGCTTGTTATTACTTGCAATGCTAAAGAGAGTCTcctgttttatttgttttgttttttcccTTCTCCGCGCGGTTTGCAGAGGCGTcacggtggccggggtgggcacGACGGtgtgggcgacggcggccgagGCTGCGCTCCACGCCCGGAACGTGCACCGGGACCCGGCGTACGCCTGCCCGACGGCCGAGACCGgggtgctcggcggcgcggcgttccTCAACCTGGACGCCATGCTCTTCTGGATCGTGTGCCTCATGCTCGTCGGCAACGTCAGGACGGACTACTTCGAGGACCACGGCGGGGATGGCGCGGGGGTCGAGGAGAAGTGACTCTCATCTTATCATCCGTGGCTCGTGACATGTAGCattggcatatatatatatatatatatatatatatatatatatatatatatatatatatatatatatatatatatatatatatacttgtatatatatgtaacACACACGTACCATCacgtgtatgtatgtatgttgCCGTGCCTTTTGTGCGTAAAGCTTGTAATTTGTGAAGGCATTACCGTCTGCCCATAACGATGCACGTGTGGGAGCCCATAAATTTTTGGTCTGCAGCCCAACAAACCCAACAAACTATGGTCCAAATGGGTACCGTTGGCGGTCCGTCGCAGTCTCGCAAGCCAAAGTCACGTTTCCTCACGCGACATTAATCCGTATTTGTCTCATGTGAATCCCGCCATCTCGATTCCTGATCAGCATCTCGGCTAGGCAGCGGTAGGGATGAAAATAGATGGGAACTGGTGGGAAAATCCCTCAGCCATTTTTGTTTCCGGTTTTTTATTATAGGAAACAGAAGCGGAAGTGGAATAGCTGGGTACGGGAGCGGAAATGGGATACAACGGTTACAGAAATATGTGAGAATCTTTTCAAATTATAATATATTAGTCTATCAACTCGTGCTCCCACACAagttaattagaattaatataaaaataagattaataattataattatctatctcaccccgtttttcatctattaaatattctaacacatactctaaaatatatatttattattatcttgttacaatagattttattttgtatcacacctccatatgtattcgatatatatctagttgaattatttgtttgtgaattgatattcttatctctttcatcatacatgaatatatggtgacatatattgtaggtagtatttttatataaatatagtagtataaataatatattaataatgatagaaatattaatttaaaattttatattggtgcactttaatattttattataattatataatttaaatttagatttaagagtaatttaacttgtaatagtAATGACAtgattggataatttatatgcaaatttagggaggtatttgtattattttaatAATGGCAtgtgtgggtaatttacacaaaatattagggggttactttagatttgtTTATAATGGCacaggtgggtaatttagatatatatttaggaagttattttagtctattttcataatggcagaggtgggtaatttattatgaaagataacagatttgatgattattataattagagttgttggattgatggttggatatttctaatttttgtgagaatttatagaatttttctatttttttagagtgtccacctaggatcctaggtggctttatGTGGAGGCTCCAaatgagcctccaattagtaatagtaagatttaaCCTTTTTAACTCTAAATTTAATCACTCGtgttatttaaaaatttatgcaatatatcatttcttttgttgtgttttgctttatcaatagaaattcttcaaaaaataacttaaatttgattatatttgtacaattttttttaataatatgaGTGGTTGAAGTTGGGATAACTTACTCTGTTTAGCTGGCTTGTCAGACAGACAGCCAGCAGTCAGCCAACAATAGTTTTCTctgacaacaaatcagcaccagctatcAGCCAAAGCCAGTCGAACAGAACTATTAATCCATTATAATAACTTGCTTTTTCATTCATTGAAGCTCTACTTGCATTCTACAATGAATGACACAAAGGAGACTTAATAATTTGTCACAATAGCATTTGAGAGTAAATTGGTGGAAAATATTGATTATGAGTATATCACTGAAAATTTTATTTCCAAGAATACTAAAAGAATTATGTTGTTCAAGTAGAGATTATGTGTCACagcccaaagaaaaaaaagagaaaagaaaaaaaatcctcgccgggccccacccgtcagcctctccctctcctcctctctctgttttcctccgcgcgccgcgcgcacgcgtccccgccgccggcaaatctcgtgccacgtgccggccatcctcgtgcGCCGTGCCAACCCGTCCCTCCTCTCATTGCCTCAAGACCCCGCCCCCGGCCCCGTtcccctcaaaccctaaccctatccCGTTTCCctcctccattgccgccgcccccAAGCCGTGCCACCACCGCTCGCCGCTGCGATTCACCCGCTCTGGTGAGCCGTGGATCAATCCCTCGCTCGGGGAGCTCCTTCTTaccctcctcttccgattccgGCGCTTACCCGGCCTCCTTGTTGGttgcgcagggccgccgccgccgctcgcctccgcccgcggccgcgcagCGCCACCGGGAtgccgccgcgtcgccgttCCCCGCCTGTGTCGCCGCCGGTAGGGATCGCCGCCGTCCCCTCcacgccgtgcgcgcgccctCGGCCCCTCTCCGGCCCTGTCACGCCAGCGCCGCCttgcaccgccgccgtcgctccaaaaattatgaaacttgttttgttggattcctctagctgagatctacttaggaaaaatattgtgtcgtatgttactttgctgtagatttatttatagttttatcttgcaaaagtgagtttaatgcttatttatttgtgtactgctagaaaaatctaaaactaaattttgttagactccttgtgaggtgtagttttcagtggtgcaacttgttcacttggttccttgctgtttatcaaagttttagcttgttttcttaTGCTTTGTCTGAGAAAGTTTTAGCTGATCCAAACACGGGGAaagagtaggtcgtggtggttgtaatgatgtccttgagcaaggcgtcattattttagtaagtctttatcgtaatcgagcttcgtgagggcatgtaaatataataaactttaagtttccgtttaatatgactttcgtgagcccaaggcttgtaagtgaagcttgaaacccacctatattgaacttgtaatattaagtttcgaactctggtaatgtaaaactgctctttgtggattattgacgatgtattcgattgtaaacggtatgtgcatatgctgattctgggcgtatgttggagcacataccgggactaccggatttgatattattttgaatgaatgatgtgtcggttattcgtgtctctagatgtgggataacacgtggcacgctctccggcaagcacgtgttaactctcatctggatgataatgaccggcgattcgtttaaaatagtatcaaattgggcggttctcacattaTGTACCGAGAGTTGAATAGATAATAGATTCTAGATTTACATTATTATTGTTCTATTTGTCTAGACTGAAAAAGACCCTGTTCTACGTTCGGTACAAGATCCCGAATTTTGCCGGCACGGCCTCCATCCTTTCCCCTTAACTCCAACCCGCATCCGCCAGAGCAACCAATCGTGTCTGACAAACGTCATGGCCTCCTCCTTCATAAGGACTACCAATCGAGGAGAGCTGGAACCTGGAAAAGGAAGAACAAGATCGCTGCTGCAGGCATGGTAGAggccgtttagtttccaaattttttgagtgctacagtaactgacaacgtttgaccactaattaagagtattaaatgtggataactgacaaaatctATTCCATAACCCGGGTGAAattgcaagacgaatcttttaagcctaattagaacATGATTGGATAATGTCGTGCTACAGCAAACAACCtttaatgatagattaattagttttaatagattcgtctcgtgatttctcgtccatccatgtaattagttttataattagtctatgcttaatacttctaattagtagtcaaacgtTGTCTAAAACTTTTcacccaaatttttttggcaACTAAACTCCCCCTTAGCACCGGCACCAAGCACCATACGAGCCCGCTTCAGAGTTTTGCAGAGTACATGTGCCGTGTTTGGTAAAAATTCCCGCAAAAAGACAAACAcacgcatggagtactaaacaaagtttatttgcgaaaccttttcatggatgagtgtaatttttcgagacgaatctaatgagccaagttccatcatgattggctacaataatgctacagtaaccacctcTAAATCATACTCTACtcatgcggtcaaagatctTATTAGCTACAGCATATGTTACAGTACCATGATCGTAAAGATTATTTCATAATTAGACTTCAtctaatacctctaattagtagtAAAAGAGACGAAAAATTTTCATAACAAATTTCTCGTGCccccaaccaaacacggccccaCGCAGATAGCTGGAACAAGGAGCGTGGGCAGTGATGATCGGCGGGGGGACATGCCCTAGCCTTGGTTCGGCACGCCGAGGCACGCCGAACGCGGCATTAAAAGCAGCGGCGCATGTTACGCATCGTCGTCCCCCGCGGCGAGGAAGGAAGGATGATCACATGTTCACAGGTGTCTCGGCGCTATCCCTGCCCTTGTGTTGTGCCTGGCCCGGCGGCCGCACGGATCCCGCTGCGGCGCGATCTCTGCGACCGGGTGCCGGCAAGTGGTGTCGGTGGGTGTGGGACGAACCCCGTTTTTATTTTCCCAGTAGCGTCACTGGCGGTGCACCTTCGAACTCCAAAGGTGTTGAATGTTGATGtccaggggcggagacaggggggcAGGGGCTGGCCCCCCTAATGATCCCGTAGCACCATTATCAAAAATGGAACTTACCCTAGCGGTAGCCTGTGGCAAGACTGCTTGGCTCCCCCAATCACTGCTTGCCCCCACCAATGATAAAATTATGGCTCCGCCCCTGTTGATGTCGGTGGACAAATTGGAATGGAGATGTATAGATGTTGAGTTACCGTAATATCGTGTGGTTTTGTCTTCAGTGACGAACTAGCGATACTAATCTTTTGCTCTCTCCGTCATGGAATATAAGATACTTTACTTTATTCTAAGTTAAAATAGTTTGAGTTTGATAaaatttatagagaaaaatattagctaacacatcaaataagtaaattataaaaatatatttcatagtgGATCTAAGTGTTCTCATTTgatattcaaaatattattacttttttctataaacttgatCAAACTTAAAACAGTTTGACTTAGTACAAATCAAAATGTCTTATATTTTAGAACGGATGGAGTACTCACCTAAGGTTACATGAGCAGTACTACTCCGATCCTTCATGAGTAACATATTCCACTTCCGGAAGAAACAATAGCTCTGTTTAGCACAAAAAAgtaaaagaaatttattacacaTACCCCTAAATGCAAAGTCCCATTCATTCTATTGCCTCAACACAATTACAAGTAGTTTAGGCACACACTATTGAATTCCATAATGTGTACAAAAAATATTACCCTCTTACGCCTTGGTTTGTACAAACAAGCTATTTTTCCCTATTTTCTATCGACCCTGGATAATTGAACCACAAGTTTAATAAAATATACTCtacctttctctttttttatataaaagaaGCTACCGTAGGCATGGAGCCGATGCGGAGTTCTCCATTTATTGATGTGGCAAACTTAAAGTTGAGCTGAATGCAATGCTTGCATGGAGGACAAAAAAATACAATGGAAAGAGGCACCAGGATGCAATGCTATTTTCCCCTATTTTCAATCAACTTGGATAATTGAATGTTGCCTTTGCTTGCAACATAAAAAGTAATTTGGTTGTTGATTGTCAGTTCCAACATATCTAGCACATATTCCTCATCTGCCCTTTGCCTGCAAGAATGAAGCTGCTTCAGTGATGGGAGTCCTTGGGAAGTTACTAGGggcctgtttagttcattttgcaaaataattttgcaaaggaatcttggtcatttgaagtactaaatgaagtctatttgtaaaactttttgcatagattggttgtaaatcacgagacgaatctaatgatgctaattaatttatgattaattaataattagcggatggttactgtagcatcactgttgcaaatcatggattaagtagactcattagaatcgtctcgcgatttacagcccatccatgcaaaaagttttgtaaatagacttcatttagtacttcaaattagtaagattctttttcactttaatgcgtttatggttttttttgcatttacagGACCTAGAATTGAGTTCCACTGGTTCGATCAAGATCCGCTCCATCAAGGAAGACAGCTCAACCGCCGGGAGCCCGGGAGGGAGGGACAACACGAGGTGACACCGTTTCCCCGAGCACGGAGGATCGGGATCTCGGTCTCGCGGAGGACACAAGTCACGGAACCCGTACTGCGTACACCACTGCGACTGTGCGAGTCCTCGACCAACCCCCGTCCCCGTGTCAGCCAAGAAAAGACCGCGCCGCGCGAGCCAC containing:
- the LOC120664612 gene encoding uncharacterized protein LOC120664612, which encodes MALSQSAQLGLATALFGVLSFVLAVLAELNKPPYGTPIQQGGGVVVCRFPRDPTVALGTLSALAAACSAALGALAVFFPYGGRHVPRKVLLAHTPLYVFLHVAVGVTVAGVGTTVWATAAEAALHARNVHRDPAYACPTAETGVLGGAAFLNLDAMLFWIVCLMLVGNVRTDYFEDHGGDGAGVEEK